AGCAGGCCCAGGATGACGAGGACGACCAGCAACTCGACGAGGGTAAAGCCGGTGTTGAATGGCTGCTTGAAACGACGATACATATAGGTAAACCTCAAAAAATGGCGGCATCAGGTGCTCACCACTGAAACGGAGCCGATTGTAAACGTAGCCGGGACGAAGCGTGCACGCTCCCAGCCCCGAATCCGCTTCAAGCTGTTTCAGCGGGCGCTCAGACGGCGAGCTCGTTAACCGACAGGATGCCCAGCAGGATCGATACGATGATGGCGGCAATCACTCCACCGAGCAGCAGGATCAGCACCGGCTCGAGTAGTGTCAGCGCGCGCTTGATCCCGGACTGGACTTCCCCGTCGTGCACCCGCGCGAGTTCAAGCAGCATGTCGGCAAGCCGCCCGGTTTCCTCGCCGAGCCGCACCATGTTGAGCGCCAGCGGAGTAAAAAGGCCGGTCACTTCGAGCGCGCCGGCCATCCTTCCCCCTTGCTTGATGGCCGGGGCGACTCCGGCCATCGCCTCGCGCAGACGAATGTTGCCCATGGTGTCGGAGGCGATCTTGATCGCGGTGACGATGGGAACGCCGCTGCCAAGCAAGGTTCCCATGCTGCGGGCAAATCGCGTGATCTCGAACTTCAGCACGACGCCACCCAGCACTGGCAGGCCGAGCATCCGCCGGTCCCGCCAGTCGCGACCGGCCGGCGTACGCAGCCAGCGCCGGCAAGCGGAGACTGCAAGCACGATCACCAGCACGATCAGCCACCACCAGTCGGCAACCAGATGGCCGGCGCCGACGATGATCCGCGTAGGCAAGGGCAGCGCTTCACCCATGTCGTTGAACAGCGACTCGAACTGCGGCACGACGAAGGCAAGCATCAGAAACACCGAGACAGCCGCGACGAGCACCAGGATGGCCGGGTAGATCAGCGCGGAAATCACGCTTTCGCGCAGGGCCCGAGTACGCTCGAGGTGCTCGGCCAGGCGTTCCAGCACCTCGCCGAGCTGGCCACCCGCCTCGCCCGAACGCACCATGTTCACATAGAAATCGCCAAACAGCGCCTGGTGCGGCTGCAGCGCCTGGCTGAAGCCCCTGCCCGACTTCACCGCATCGAGCAGATCCTCGAGCAGGGCTGCGACCGATGCCTTCTGGCTCATGCCCGCCATCACCTTGAGCGCACGGTCGAGCGGCAGGCCGGCGCGCAGCATGACCGCGAGCTCGCCGGTAAGATGGTGCACGTCGGCCGGGCCCGGCCCCCTGTCGCGCGAAAACAATCCGGGCGAGGCCGATGCGGGGGGCACTGTCTGCCCGGCGGGACGGGATGCAGCGCCTGCGGCGGGGGCGACGTTTACCGTGAGTTTTTCCGGCGCAGAGCCCATTTTTGCCGCTGTCGGCGGCGGCGCGGGAGCGGCCTTCGGCGCCGCAGCGCTTGCCGGCTCGAGGCGAACCGGCGTCAGACCGCGCGCGCGCAGCTGACGGACGGCCGCTTCACGCGAGCTGGCCTCGATATGCCCCTCGGTGATGCTGCCATCGCCGTGTGCTGCACGATAGGCAAACTCAGTCATTGCTCTGATCCTGTGTCACGCGCAGCAACTCATCCATCGAGGTGATGCCGGCGGCCACCTTGCGCAGACCATCCTCATAAAGGGTGAGCATGCCGCCGCGGCGTGCAACGTTGTGCAGCGTGGTCGCGTCCGCCCCCGAGAGCACTGCCTGATGCACCGCATCGTCCATGGTGAAGAGTTCGTGGATCGAAGTTCGCCCGAGATAGCCGGTGCTCTTGCATTGAGCACAGCTGCCAGCCACATAGACACTGCGCTTTCCCGCCGGCAAAAACCGCCCGATACCGGATTTTTCGTACTCCGCATCCCCCATCTCGACCGGCCGACGGCAATGCTCGCACAGCTTGCGCACCAGACGCTGCGACAGCACGCCATTGACGGTGGACGTGATCAGATAACGCTCCACCCCCATGTCTTCGAGGCGGATGATGGCGCCGGCAGCGGTGTTGGTATGCAGGGTCGACAACACCAGGTGGCCGGTGAGTGCGGACTGGACCGCGATCTGCGCGGTTTCGGTGTCGCGCATCTCGCCGATCATGATGATGTCCGGATCCTGGCGCAGGATCGAACGCAACGCATGTGCAAAAGTCATGCCGATCTGGCTTTGCACCTGAACCTGGTTGACGCCGGCAAGCTGGTATTCGACCGGGTCCTCCACCGTGAGGATTTTCAGTTCAGCAGCATCGAGCTTGGACAGCGCGGCATAGAGCGTGGTCGTTTTGCCGCTGCCGGTCGGACCGGTGACCAGCAGGATGCCGTGAGGACGTGCCAGCAGTTCACGAAAGCGCGCCAGGTTGTCATCGGCAAACCCCATTTTCTCGAGCTCGATGCGGATGCTCGCGCGATCGAGCACCCGCATCACCACGCTTTCGCCGTGCACCGTCGGCAGGGTGGAAACCCGCAAATCGAGTTCGTGACCTTTCACCCGGGTACGGATGCGACCATCCTGCGGCAGGCGGCGCTC
The window above is part of the Thauera aromatica K172 genome. Proteins encoded here:
- a CDS encoding type II secretion system F family protein, with the translated sequence MTEFAYRAAHGDGSITEGHIEASSREAAVRQLRARGLTPVRLEPASAAAPKAAPAPPPTAAKMGSAPEKLTVNVAPAAGAASRPAGQTVPPASASPGLFSRDRGPGPADVHHLTGELAVMLRAGLPLDRALKVMAGMSQKASVAALLEDLLDAVKSGRGFSQALQPHQALFGDFYVNMVRSGEAGGQLGEVLERLAEHLERTRALRESVISALIYPAILVLVAAVSVFLMLAFVVPQFESLFNDMGEALPLPTRIIVGAGHLVADWWWLIVLVIVLAVSACRRWLRTPAGRDWRDRRMLGLPVLGGVVLKFEITRFARSMGTLLGSGVPIVTAIKIASDTMGNIRLREAMAGVAPAIKQGGRMAGALEVTGLFTPLALNMVRLGEETGRLADMLLELARVHDGEVQSGIKRALTLLEPVLILLLGGVIAAIIVSILLGILSVNELAV
- a CDS encoding GspE/PulE family protein, with amino-acid sequence MHDAESADRLRLGERLVREGKLSQRDLDQALLAQQEMGDLLGRVLVRLGLLSEIDVARALSAQLDIPLILSADFPQEALAVEGLGAEYLLSHGVLPLRRDGDELQVVMGVPQDAFLTKALHLASGLQIRAALGLESEVQTALEGLYTEPAEAEEEGEEGFVGALGGDSEFIEHLKDLASEAPVIRLVTQIIGRVVDLRASDIHIEPFEDGLHIRYRVDGVLQAVDSAPVGLGAAVTSRIKLLAHLNIAERRLPQDGRIRTRVKGHELDLRVSTLPTVHGESVVMRVLDRASIRIELEKMGFADDNLARFRELLARPHGILLVTGPTGSGKTTTLYAALSKLDAAELKILTVEDPVEYQLAGVNQVQVQSQIGMTFAHALRSILRQDPDIIMIGEMRDTETAQIAVQSALTGHLVLSTLHTNTAAGAIIRLEDMGVERYLITSTVNGVLSQRLVRKLCEHCRRPVEMGDAEYEKSGIGRFLPAGKRSVYVAGSCAQCKSTGYLGRTSIHELFTMDDAVHQAVLSGADATTLHNVARRGGMLTLYEDGLRKVAAGITSMDELLRVTQDQSND